A genomic segment from Janibacter sp. DB-40 encodes:
- a CDS encoding hemolysin family protein: protein MTIGLLVLALVLTLGTALFVAAEFSLVALDRPAVQRAVDAGDARARPVLGSLRRLSTLLSACQVGITVTTLALGYIANPAIGSLISPGLEALGMSEAAASRSAGGVALVIATVFSMILGEMVPKTLAVSAPLGTAKVVAVPMRVVGAIFKPAIVVLNGSANWVLHRMGVEPQEELSAARSPAELASLVRTSVEAGTLDSGTGRLVARSLGFGEQTAADVMTPRNRASSIDRTATAEELVALARRTGHSRFPVTAGDDWDDIDGVVHVKKGIAVPHDRRDSVPVSALMIDAVLVPETLRLDPLLLQLREAGLQMGVVVDEYGGTAGLVTLEDLVEEIVGEVHDEHDRVQTTGRSLGDGNWTVPGLWRPDEVHDRIGAPVPDGAAYETVGGWVMAELGRVPEVGDVVRIDGWEVTVVDMDNHRVDRLRFGRQVDAQDGVSE, encoded by the coding sequence ATGACCATCGGTCTCCTCGTCCTCGCCCTCGTCCTGACCCTGGGCACAGCGCTCTTCGTGGCCGCCGAGTTCTCCCTCGTCGCTCTGGACCGTCCGGCCGTCCAGCGGGCCGTCGACGCCGGTGACGCGCGGGCGCGGCCGGTGCTCGGCTCCCTTCGCCGCCTGTCGACGCTGCTGTCCGCCTGCCAGGTGGGGATCACCGTCACCACGCTGGCCCTGGGGTACATCGCCAACCCGGCGATCGGGTCGCTCATCTCGCCCGGGCTGGAGGCGCTGGGCATGTCCGAGGCGGCCGCGTCGCGCAGCGCCGGCGGTGTCGCCCTGGTGATCGCCACCGTCTTCTCGATGATCCTCGGCGAGATGGTCCCCAAGACCCTCGCCGTCTCCGCACCCCTCGGCACCGCCAAGGTCGTCGCCGTGCCGATGCGCGTCGTCGGCGCGATCTTCAAGCCCGCGATCGTCGTGCTCAACGGCTCGGCCAACTGGGTGCTCCACCGCATGGGTGTCGAGCCGCAGGAGGAGCTGTCCGCCGCGCGCAGTCCCGCCGAGCTGGCCTCCCTCGTGCGCACCTCCGTCGAGGCGGGGACGCTGGACTCGGGCACCGGCCGGCTCGTCGCGCGCTCGCTGGGCTTCGGGGAGCAGACGGCCGCCGACGTGATGACGCCGCGCAACCGGGCCAGCTCCATCGACCGCACCGCTACCGCCGAGGAGCTCGTCGCGCTCGCGCGCCGCACCGGGCACTCCCGATTCCCGGTCACCGCCGGCGACGACTGGGACGACATCGACGGCGTCGTCCACGTCAAGAAGGGCATCGCCGTCCCGCACGACCGACGCGACTCCGTCCCGGTCTCCGCGCTGATGATCGACGCCGTGCTCGTCCCCGAGACGCTGCGCCTGGACCCGCTGCTGCTGCAGCTGCGCGAGGCCGGCCTGCAGATGGGGGTGGTCGTCGACGAGTACGGGGGGACCGCCGGGCTGGTGACGCTGGAGGACCTCGTCGAGGAGATCGTCGGGGAGGTCCACGACGAGCACGACCGCGTGCAGACCACGGGCCGCTCGCTCGGCGACGGCAACTGGACCGTCCCGGGACTCTGGCGTCCCGACGAGGTCCACGACCGGATCGGTGCGCCGGTGCCCGACGGTGCTGCGTACGAGACCGTCGGCGGCTGGGTCATGGCCGAGCTCGGACGCGTCCCCGAGGTCGGTGACGTCGTGCGGATCGACGGCTGGGAGGTGACCGTGGTCGACATGGACAACCACCGGGTGGACCGGCTGCGGTTCGGCCGGCAGGTCGATGCCCAGGACGGTGTGTCGGAGTGA
- a CDS encoding hemolysin family protein yields MTPVLITVALLLANAFFVGAEFAAMAARRSQLEPLADEGNKRAAVAVEAMQHTGVLLATCQLGITICSVLLGAISEAALHHALHPVMVSAGVPDAFTDATSLVLAILIVVYLHVVVGEMVPKNLAIAGPERSAMWLVPPLMWVMKVAKPVILGMDWVSKAFVRAMGIDPKDEVGAAFTAEEVQHIVAESHKEGLVEADKYGLVGAALEFSDKDAVDVAITPGELVTVAPGATPDDIERLVAKHGFSRYPVAGDGGDLSGYLHLKDVLYADEEERSQAVPPKRMRRMATVRPDDEVEDVLRTMQRTGTHVARVVGDDGRVSGVVFLEDVIEELVGEVTDSTQRG; encoded by the coding sequence GTGACCCCGGTTCTCATCACCGTCGCGCTGCTGCTGGCCAATGCCTTCTTCGTCGGCGCGGAGTTCGCCGCGATGGCCGCCCGCCGCAGCCAGCTCGAGCCCCTGGCCGACGAGGGCAACAAGCGGGCCGCCGTGGCCGTCGAGGCCATGCAGCACACCGGGGTCCTGCTCGCGACCTGCCAGCTGGGGATCACGATCTGCTCGGTGCTCCTGGGTGCGATCTCCGAGGCGGCGCTGCACCACGCGCTGCACCCGGTGATGGTCAGCGCGGGTGTGCCGGACGCCTTCACCGACGCCACCTCGCTCGTGCTGGCCATCCTCATCGTGGTCTACCTGCACGTCGTCGTCGGCGAGATGGTCCCCAAGAACCTCGCCATCGCCGGGCCGGAGCGCTCCGCGATGTGGCTCGTGCCGCCGCTGATGTGGGTGATGAAGGTCGCCAAGCCGGTCATCCTCGGGATGGACTGGGTGTCGAAGGCCTTCGTCCGGGCGATGGGCATCGACCCCAAGGACGAGGTGGGCGCTGCCTTCACCGCCGAGGAGGTCCAGCACATCGTCGCCGAGTCCCACAAGGAGGGGCTCGTCGAGGCGGACAAGTACGGCCTCGTCGGTGCGGCGCTGGAGTTCTCCGACAAGGACGCCGTCGACGTGGCCATCACTCCCGGGGAGCTGGTCACCGTCGCGCCCGGCGCCACACCCGACGACATCGAGCGGCTCGTGGCCAAGCACGGCTTCTCCCGCTACCCGGTCGCCGGTGACGGGGGAGACCTCAGTGGCTACCTCCACCTGAAGGACGTGCTCTACGCCGACGAGGAGGAGCGCAGCCAGGCCGTCCCGCCCAAGCGCATGCGCCGGATGGCCACCGTCCGCCCGGACGACGAGGTCGAGGACGTGCTGCGGACCATGCAGCGCACCGGCACCCACGTCGCCCGCGTCGTCGGCGACGACGGCCGCGTCAGCGGTGTGGTCTTCCTCGAGGACGTCATCGAGGAGCTCGTCGGTGAGGTGACCGACTCGACCCAGCGCGGCTGA
- a CDS encoding ABC transporter ATP-binding protein, producing the protein MTVTGARVEVRNLTKRFGGFTAVDDLSFTVEPGRITGFLGPNGAGKTTSLRMLLGLIHPTSGSATIDGQEYIGLDRPMTHVGSALEATNFHPGRTGRDHLRVLAAPAGVPDSRVDELLELTGIPAAARKRAGGYSMGMRQRLGLAAALLGDPRLLVLDEPANGLDPEGIRWLRGFLRHLAQEGRTILISSHLLQEVEQTVDEVIIISNGRLVREGTVGDLRGAASSLVRTTDAETLVGALRVADVTATLGPDGEVLADTDDLRLIGDVALRAGVPVHELRPQAADLEQLFFSLTEGTNRNLGSSVEASGEHAEPMTPVAAAGQEGDR; encoded by the coding sequence ATGACTGTGACCGGCGCGCGCGTCGAGGTACGCAACCTCACCAAGAGATTCGGCGGCTTCACCGCCGTGGACGACCTGAGCTTCACCGTCGAGCCGGGGCGGATCACCGGCTTCCTCGGGCCCAACGGCGCCGGCAAGACGACCAGCCTGCGGATGCTGCTCGGCCTGATCCACCCCACCTCGGGCTCGGCCACGATCGACGGACAGGAGTACATCGGACTGGACCGGCCGATGACCCACGTCGGCTCCGCGCTCGAGGCGACCAACTTCCACCCCGGCCGCACCGGCCGCGACCACCTGCGCGTGCTCGCCGCGCCCGCCGGCGTCCCCGACTCCCGGGTCGACGAGCTCCTCGAGCTCACCGGCATCCCCGCGGCCGCCCGCAAGCGCGCCGGCGGCTACAGCATGGGCATGCGCCAGCGCCTCGGCCTGGCGGCCGCCCTGCTCGGTGATCCCCGCCTGCTCGTCCTCGACGAGCCGGCCAACGGCCTCGACCCCGAGGGCATCCGGTGGCTGCGCGGCTTCCTGCGCCACCTCGCGCAGGAGGGGCGCACGATCCTCATCTCCAGCCACCTGCTGCAGGAGGTGGAGCAGACCGTCGACGAGGTCATCATCATCAGCAACGGCCGCCTCGTGCGGGAGGGGACGGTCGGGGACCTGCGCGGCGCGGCCAGCTCGCTCGTGCGCACGACCGACGCCGAGACCCTCGTCGGTGCGCTGCGCGTCGCCGACGTCACCGCGACCCTCGGCCCTGACGGCGAGGTCCTCGCCGACACCGACGACCTGCGCCTCATCGGCGACGTGGCGCTGCGCGCCGGGGTGCCGGTCCACGAGCTGCGGCCACAGGCGGCCGACCTCGAGCAGCTCTTCTTCTCCCTCACCGAGGGCACCAACCGCAACCTCGGCTCGTCGGTGGAGGCCTCCGGCGAGCACGCCGAGCCGATGACACCGGTCGCGGCCGCCGGTCAGGAAGGGGACCGCTGA
- a CDS encoding ABC transporter permease codes for MPGAIRAEFRKYFTTRMWWGMAIAVFVVSAGFAALFGFLMTMDQTGTPPEQQFGGSPEEVAKSVYTAGLGVAYLLTLAVGVMQIGSEYRHKTITSTFLAVPKRSVVMGAKVLSLLVIGAMYGVVSLAGSVGVGAAVLSARGAEIFPSAGVGRTLALSLLVLGLWALIGLGAGILIPNQVAALLISVGVAWIVEPLVGFAFTFWDWGQDVAQYLPSAATQAMVGGVTGGPTAGAAQLEWWAGALVLAGYAVVLAGIGSWRTVRADIS; via the coding sequence ATGCCGGGCGCGATCCGAGCCGAGTTCCGCAAGTACTTCACCACCCGCATGTGGTGGGGCATGGCCATCGCCGTCTTCGTCGTCAGCGCGGGCTTCGCGGCGCTCTTCGGCTTCCTGATGACGATGGACCAGACCGGCACCCCGCCCGAGCAGCAGTTCGGCGGCAGCCCAGAGGAGGTCGCCAAGTCGGTCTACACCGCCGGGCTGGGGGTGGCCTACCTGCTCACGCTGGCCGTCGGGGTCATGCAGATCGGTAGCGAGTACCGGCACAAGACGATCACCTCCACCTTCCTCGCGGTGCCGAAGCGCTCCGTTGTCATGGGCGCGAAGGTCCTCTCCCTGCTGGTCATCGGCGCCATGTACGGCGTGGTCTCGCTCGCCGGCTCGGTCGGCGTGGGCGCCGCCGTGCTCAGTGCCCGCGGCGCCGAGATCTTCCCCTCCGCGGGGGTGGGCCGCACGCTGGCGCTGAGCCTGCTCGTGCTGGGCCTGTGGGCGCTCATCGGCCTGGGCGCCGGCATCCTCATCCCCAACCAGGTCGCGGCACTGCTCATCTCCGTCGGCGTGGCGTGGATCGTCGAGCCGCTGGTCGGCTTCGCCTTCACCTTCTGGGACTGGGGGCAGGACGTGGCCCAGTACCTGCCGTCGGCGGCGACCCAGGCGATGGTCGGCGGTGTCACCGGTGGCCCCACCGCCGGGGCCGCGCAGCTCGAGTGGTGGGCCGGTGCGCTCGTGCTCGCCGGGTACGCCGTGGTGCTCGCCGGCATCGGGTCGTGGCGCACGGTGCGTGCCGACATCAGCTGA
- a CDS encoding sodium-dependent transporter: MSTTKAPVARREGFSTRRVFIFAAIGSAVGLGNIWRFPYVAYEGGGGAFVIPYLVALLLAGIPMLYLDYSIGHKFRGSAPLSLRRLHRGAEWLGWWQTLICIVIAIYYAAILAWAVKYTILSFDKGWGDDPEGYLFGTYLQAAETPGPTLDFVPGILLTMIIMWAIIIGVLALGVQTGIGRLALVFIPILVVAFLALVVFALTLDGAGQGLNAFFTPDWAALGDTGVWISAVGQIFFSLSVGFGIMITYASYVSRRTDMTGSGAVVAFSNSGFELLAGIGVFAALGFMAQAAGSSVSEVVSSGIGLAFVAFPAIINEAPAGALLGVLFYGSLVLAGLTSMISIVEVVIGAVRDKIGISRRAATFVVGVPMAVLSTVMFSTTGGLYLLDTMDAFVNSFGIVVVAAVMMLAIAFVFRKLPVLREHMDRIGSIKLKGWWPVLIAVVVPVLLVVMLVQELQSKIAEPYGGYPAELLNVFGWGMAIALPIIAIVLSLVPWRGDVDLENAPEEAAELVDGGEKA, translated from the coding sequence ATGTCGACCACCAAGGCTCCGGTCGCGCGACGAGAAGGTTTCTCGACGCGCCGGGTCTTCATCTTCGCCGCGATCGGCTCCGCCGTCGGTCTGGGCAACATCTGGCGATTCCCGTACGTGGCGTACGAGGGTGGTGGTGGCGCCTTCGTCATCCCGTACCTCGTCGCGCTGCTCCTCGCGGGGATCCCGATGCTGTACCTCGACTACTCGATCGGGCACAAGTTCCGCGGGTCCGCTCCGCTGTCGTTGCGGCGGCTGCACCGCGGCGCCGAGTGGCTCGGGTGGTGGCAGACGCTCATCTGCATCGTCATCGCGATCTACTACGCGGCCATCCTCGCGTGGGCGGTGAAGTACACGATCCTCTCCTTCGACAAGGGATGGGGAGACGACCCGGAGGGCTACCTCTTCGGCACCTACCTGCAGGCCGCCGAGACGCCCGGCCCGACGCTGGACTTCGTCCCCGGCATCCTGCTGACGATGATCATCATGTGGGCCATCATCATCGGGGTGCTCGCGCTGGGGGTGCAGACCGGTATCGGACGGCTCGCGCTGGTCTTCATCCCGATCCTCGTCGTGGCCTTCCTCGCCCTCGTGGTCTTCGCGCTGACGCTCGACGGTGCCGGCCAGGGCCTCAACGCGTTCTTCACGCCCGACTGGGCGGCGCTGGGGGACACCGGCGTGTGGATCTCGGCGGTCGGACAGATCTTCTTCAGCCTGTCCGTCGGCTTCGGCATCATGATCACCTACGCCAGCTACGTCAGCCGCAGGACCGACATGACCGGCTCCGGTGCGGTCGTGGCCTTCTCCAACTCCGGCTTCGAGCTGCTGGCCGGCATCGGTGTCTTCGCGGCGTTGGGCTTCATGGCGCAGGCCGCCGGGAGCTCGGTCAGCGAGGTCGTCTCCAGCGGGATCGGGCTGGCGTTCGTCGCCTTCCCCGCGATCATCAACGAGGCCCCGGCCGGCGCGCTGCTCGGCGTGCTGTTCTACGGCTCGCTCGTCCTCGCCGGGCTGACCTCGATGATCTCCATCGTCGAGGTCGTCATCGGCGCGGTCCGCGACAAGATCGGGATCTCCCGCAGGGCGGCGACCTTCGTCGTCGGGGTCCCGATGGCGGTCCTGAGCACCGTGATGTTCTCGACCACCGGGGGGCTCTACCTGCTCGACACCATGGACGCCTTCGTCAACTCCTTCGGCATCGTGGTCGTCGCCGCCGTGATGATGCTCGCCATCGCCTTCGTCTTCCGGAAGCTGCCGGTGCTGCGCGAGCACATGGACCGCATCGGCTCGATCAAGCTCAAGGGCTGGTGGCCGGTGCTCATCGCGGTCGTCGTCCCGGTGCTGCTGGTCGTCATGCTCGTCCAGGAGCTGCAGTCGAAGATCGCCGAGCCGTACGGGGGCTACCCGGCCGAGCTGCTCAACGTCTTCGGCTGGGGCATGGCCATTGCCCTGCCGATCATCGCGATCGTCCTGTCGCTGGTCCCGTGGCGTGGGGACGTCGACCTCGAGAATGCACCCGAGGAAGCTGCTGAGCTCGTCGATGGAGGTGAGAAGGCATGA
- a CDS encoding multifunctional oxoglutarate decarboxylase/oxoglutarate dehydrogenase thiamine pyrophosphate-binding subunit/dihydrolipoyllysine-residue succinyltransferase subunit codes for MPDPQDGSVSLTDFGPNEWLVDELYEQFKQDRNNVDEAWWEFFENYEPGEGGSGNGTTAKGAAPSSESEPAKDEPKKAESKKAEPKKAEEKKAEPKKAEPKKAEPKKAEEKKAEPKKSEPKKTEAKQTEAKKAEAEVKTAEKPSPTKDISSDDKAEVPEEERSPLRGVAARVVTNMEESIEVPVATSVRAVPAKLLIDNRIVINNHLKRSRGGKVSFTHIIGYAMVKALTRIPSMNVHYDTDEKGKPVVVEPGHIGLGIAIDLEKSDGGRQLMVPSIKPADRMNFTDFWRAYEEVVKKARGNKLTLDDFSGTTISLTNPGGIGTVHSIPRLMKGQSAIIGVGALDYPAEWQGASAETINRNAVSKLLTLTSTYDHRVIQGAQSGEFLRLMHEYLLGGDGFYDEIFASLRIPYQPVRWAPDISATHDDDINKVARVQELIHSYRVRGHLMADIDPLEYKQRHHDDLDITSHGLTLWDLERHFATGGFGGEPFLKLRKILGILRDSYCRTTGIEYMHIQDPAQRAWMQERVEVGYKKTTSDEQLRILRRLNAAEAFETFLQTKFVGQKRFSLEGGESVIAVLDRIMSRSAAEGMDEVCIGMPHRGRLNVLANLAGKSYGQIFREFEGKLDPKSVQGSGDVKYHLGTEGEFTGDDGSTTKVYLAANPSHLEAVNPVLEGITRAKQDRLNHAGEDFPVLPILMHGDAAFAGQGVVAETLQQSQLRGYRTGGTIHVIVNNQVGFTTAPSASRSSWYSTDVARMIQAPIFHVNGDDPAACVRVAELAFEFRQKFHKDVVIDVVCYRRRGHNEGDDPSMTQPLMYKLIENKRSVRKLYTEALIGRNDITPEEADDALRDYQAQLERVFAETKEALKNTPDSPDEPGGSDNAGLERPASQTTDDTKRSATETGVEIADLKHIGGLFASPPEDFTIHNKLQKSMEKRAASVTEGGIDWGTGEMLALGSLLMDGTPVRLTGQDTRRGTFVQRHAVLIDKVTAEEWTPLNYIGGGQARFWVYDSLLSEFAALGFEYGYSVERPDALVLWEAQFGDFVNGAAVVIDEFISSSEQKWGQNSSVVLLLPHGYEGQGPDHSSARIERFLQMCAEENMTVAFPSTPASYFHLLRRQAYHRPRRPLVVFTPKSMLRLRAAASSPEEFTSGGFRPVLPDAEGAPTGDDVTRVLIASGKVIYDLEEERAERKDEQTAIVRLERFYPLPGEELARELAKYPNAELVVVQEEPENMGGWPFLALNLPGDLAEHGEERPLRVVARTASASPAAGTAKKHKVEQEEILREAFDR; via the coding sequence GTGCCTGACCCCCAGGATGGCTCCGTTTCCCTGACCGACTTCGGCCCCAACGAGTGGCTGGTCGACGAGCTGTACGAGCAGTTCAAGCAGGACCGCAACAACGTCGACGAGGCGTGGTGGGAGTTCTTCGAGAACTACGAGCCCGGCGAGGGTGGTAGCGGCAACGGGACGACGGCGAAGGGGGCGGCCCCCTCCTCCGAGTCCGAGCCGGCGAAGGACGAGCCCAAGAAGGCCGAGTCGAAGAAGGCGGAGCCGAAGAAGGCCGAGGAGAAGAAGGCCGAGCCCAAGAAGGCCGAGCCGAAGAAGGCCGAGCCGAAGAAGGCCGAGGAGAAGAAGGCCGAGCCTAAGAAGAGCGAGCCGAAGAAGACTGAGGCCAAGCAAACCGAGGCCAAGAAGGCCGAAGCCGAGGTCAAGACGGCTGAGAAGCCCTCCCCGACCAAGGACATCTCCTCGGACGACAAGGCGGAGGTCCCGGAGGAGGAGCGCTCCCCCCTTCGCGGTGTCGCAGCACGCGTGGTGACCAACATGGAGGAGTCCATCGAGGTCCCCGTCGCCACGAGCGTGCGCGCCGTCCCGGCGAAGCTGCTCATCGACAACCGCATCGTCATCAACAACCACCTCAAGCGCAGCCGCGGTGGCAAGGTCTCCTTCACCCACATCATCGGCTACGCGATGGTCAAGGCGCTCACGCGCATCCCCTCGATGAACGTGCACTACGACACGGACGAGAAGGGCAAGCCGGTCGTCGTCGAGCCGGGCCACATCGGCCTGGGCATCGCCATCGACCTGGAGAAGAGCGACGGCGGCCGCCAGCTGATGGTCCCCTCCATCAAGCCCGCGGACCGGATGAACTTCACCGACTTCTGGCGCGCCTACGAGGAGGTCGTCAAGAAGGCCCGGGGCAACAAGCTCACCCTCGACGACTTCTCCGGCACGACCATCTCGCTGACCAACCCCGGCGGCATCGGCACCGTGCACTCCATCCCGCGGCTGATGAAGGGCCAGAGCGCCATCATCGGCGTCGGCGCCCTCGACTACCCGGCCGAGTGGCAGGGCGCGAGCGCCGAGACGATCAACCGCAACGCGGTCTCCAAGCTCCTCACGCTCACCTCCACCTACGACCACCGCGTCATCCAGGGCGCGCAGTCGGGCGAGTTCCTGCGCCTGATGCACGAGTACCTGCTCGGCGGGGACGGCTTCTACGACGAGATCTTCGCGAGCCTGCGCATCCCGTACCAGCCCGTGCGCTGGGCGCCGGACATCTCCGCGACGCACGACGACGACATCAACAAGGTCGCCCGTGTGCAGGAGCTGATCCACTCCTACCGGGTCCGCGGCCACCTCATGGCCGACATCGACCCGCTGGAGTACAAGCAGCGTCACCACGACGACCTCGACATCACCAGCCACGGCCTGACGCTGTGGGACCTCGAGCGCCACTTCGCCACCGGCGGCTTCGGCGGCGAGCCCTTCCTCAAGCTGCGCAAGATCCTGGGCATCCTGCGTGACTCGTACTGCCGCACCACCGGCATCGAGTACATGCACATCCAAGACCCCGCCCAGCGTGCCTGGATGCAGGAGCGCGTCGAGGTCGGCTACAAGAAGACCACGAGCGACGAGCAGCTGCGCATCCTGCGCCGCCTCAACGCCGCGGAGGCCTTCGAGACCTTCCTGCAGACGAAGTTCGTCGGGCAGAAGCGCTTCTCCCTCGAGGGTGGCGAGTCGGTCATCGCGGTCCTCGACCGGATCATGTCCCGCTCCGCCGCGGAGGGCATGGACGAGGTCTGCATCGGCATGCCCCACCGTGGCCGGCTGAACGTCCTGGCCAACCTCGCCGGCAAGTCCTACGGGCAGATCTTCCGCGAGTTCGAGGGCAAGCTGGACCCGAAGTCCGTGCAGGGCTCCGGCGACGTGAAGTACCACCTGGGCACCGAGGGCGAGTTCACCGGTGACGACGGCTCCACGACCAAGGTCTACCTCGCCGCCAACCCGAGCCACCTCGAGGCGGTCAACCCGGTGCTCGAGGGCATCACGCGCGCCAAGCAGGACCGGCTCAACCACGCCGGCGAGGACTTCCCGGTGCTGCCGATCCTGATGCACGGTGACGCGGCCTTCGCCGGTCAGGGTGTCGTCGCGGAGACGCTGCAGCAGAGCCAGCTGCGCGGCTACCGCACCGGCGGCACCATCCACGTGATCGTCAACAACCAGGTCGGCTTCACCACCGCCCCCTCGGCCAGCCGCTCGTCGTGGTACTCCACCGACGTCGCGCGGATGATCCAGGCGCCGATCTTCCACGTCAACGGCGACGACCCGGCGGCCTGCGTGCGGGTCGCCGAGCTCGCCTTCGAGTTCCGGCAGAAGTTCCACAAGGACGTCGTCATCGACGTCGTGTGCTACCGCCGCCGCGGCCACAACGAGGGCGACGACCCGTCGATGACCCAGCCGCTGATGTACAAGCTCATCGAGAACAAGCGCTCGGTGCGCAAGCTGTACACCGAGGCACTGATCGGGCGCAACGACATCACGCCGGAGGAGGCCGACGACGCGCTGCGCGACTACCAGGCCCAGCTCGAGCGGGTCTTCGCGGAGACCAAGGAGGCGTTGAAGAACACCCCCGACTCCCCCGACGAGCCCGGTGGCTCGGACAACGCCGGCCTGGAGCGCCCGGCCTCGCAGACGACCGACGACACGAAGCGCTCCGCGACGGAGACCGGTGTCGAGATCGCGGACCTGAAGCACATCGGTGGCCTGTTCGCCTCGCCGCCGGAGGACTTCACGATCCACAACAAGCTGCAGAAGTCCATGGAGAAGCGGGCCGCCTCGGTCACCGAGGGCGGCATCGACTGGGGCACCGGCGAGATGCTCGCCCTGGGCTCCCTGCTCATGGACGGCACCCCGGTGCGCCTGACCGGTCAGGACACGCGCCGCGGCACCTTCGTGCAGCGGCACGCGGTCCTCATCGACAAGGTGACCGCCGAGGAGTGGACGCCGCTGAACTACATCGGCGGCGGCCAGGCCCGCTTCTGGGTCTACGACTCGCTGCTGTCGGAGTTCGCCGCGCTGGGCTTCGAGTACGGCTATTCCGTCGAGCGCCCGGACGCGCTCGTGCTGTGGGAGGCGCAGTTCGGTGACTTCGTCAACGGCGCCGCGGTGGTCATCGACGAGTTCATCTCCTCCTCGGAGCAGAAGTGGGGCCAGAACTCCTCGGTCGTCCTCCTGCTGCCGCACGGCTACGAGGGCCAGGGGCCGGACCACTCCTCCGCACGCATCGAGCGCTTCCTGCAGATGTGCGCCGAGGAGAACATGACGGTCGCCTTCCCGTCGACGCCGGCGAGCTACTTCCACCTGCTGCGTCGTCAGGCCTACCACCGCCCGCGTCGCCCGCTGGTCGTCTTCACCCCGAAGTCGATGCTGCGGCTGCGGGCGGCGGCGAGCAGCCCGGAGGAGTTCACCAGCGGCGGCTTCCGCCCGGTGCTGCCGGACGCGGAGGGCGCCCCCACCGGCGACGACGTCACTCGCGTGCTCATCGCCTCCGGCAAGGTCATCTACGACCTCGAGGAGGAGCGCGCCGAGCGCAAGGACGAGCAGACGGCGATCGTGCGCCTCGAGCGCTTCTACCCGCTGCCGGGTGAGGAGCTCGCCCGTGAGCTGGCGAAGTACCCGAACGCCGAGCTCGTCGTCGTGCAGGAGGAGCCGGAGAACATGGGCGGGTGGCCCTTCCTCGCGCTCAACCTGCCCGGTGACCTCGCCGAGCACGGCGAGGAGCGTCCCCTGCGGGTCGTCGCCCGCACGGCGAGCGCCTCCCCGGCGGCCGGTACGGCCAAGAAGCACAAGGTCGAGCAGGAAGAGATCCTGCGCGAGGCCTTCGACCGCTGA
- a CDS encoding Gmad2 immunoglobulin-like domain-containing protein: MSIEIQQPQPHDIVGDTVMIAGTAGGAFEANFNYRVTEGHDEVTGHFMAGDGIGGHGQFQVSVDVSAAAFTLHTAFVEVFHVSARDGAELGTRVVPVILGRLLVPGYRTYLEHVVSSGETLWGIAQTHYGNGSLYHRLVHANPGITNPNQISVGDLIRVPRAL, encoded by the coding sequence ATGAGCATCGAGATCCAGCAACCGCAGCCGCACGACATCGTCGGTGACACCGTGATGATCGCCGGCACCGCCGGGGGAGCCTTCGAGGCGAACTTCAACTACCGCGTCACCGAGGGGCACGACGAGGTCACGGGGCACTTCATGGCCGGCGACGGGATCGGGGGCCACGGCCAGTTCCAGGTCTCGGTCGACGTGTCCGCCGCGGCCTTCACCCTGCACACCGCGTTCGTCGAGGTCTTCCACGTCTCCGCGCGGGACGGGGCCGAGCTCGGCACGCGGGTGGTGCCGGTCATCCTCGGTCGGCTGCTCGTGCCGGGGTACCGCACCTACCTCGAGCACGTCGTCAGCTCGGGCGAGACGCTGTGGGGCATCGCGCAGACGCACTACGGCAACGGCAGCCTCTACCACCGGCTGGTGCACGCCAATCCCGGCATCACCAACCCCAACCAGATCAGCGTGGGTGACCTCATCCGGGTGCCGCGGGCCCTGTGA
- a CDS encoding methionine/alanine import family NSS transporter small subunit, translating to MTTTAIIMMIIMMLTIWGGLLLAIINLGKRGNVAREDVRGAEVHRDL from the coding sequence ATGACCACGACGGCAATCATCATGATGATCATCATGATGCTGACCATCTGGGGTGGGCTCCTGCTCGCGATCATCAACCTGGGCAAGCGCGGCAACGTCGCGCGCGAGGACGTCCGCGGCGCAGAGGTGCACCGAGACCTCTGA